Proteins encoded by one window of Seriola aureovittata isolate HTS-2021-v1 ecotype China chromosome 4, ASM2101889v1, whole genome shotgun sequence:
- the LOC130167745 gene encoding extracellular calcium-sensing receptor-like — translation MSWLPWLLTQWPSSAISLLLLSVVGRQTGVEVVQAVVCSRWGAPNNKSLWQDGDVVIGGIFNLYYIPSPVEKDFIKLPHYEPCTGLDLESLKYMYAMAFAVEEINRNSTLLPGVKLGYRIVDGCSRYPWALQVALSLVGGDERSCSLTASMPHSASYEQSGETSSQPIPLLIGASSSTTGIILSRILGPLSISYMASCPCLSDRLKFPNFFRTIPSDIYQARAMARLAIRFHWTWIGAVLVNNDYGHLAIQVFQEEVQGKGVCLEFIETVHRETIMRDARRTALKIQASTARVILIFCWYTDAKKIFLELAKINVTDRQFLASEAWSTSDDLLQDLAISKVASGVLGVAIKSSTIPGFESYLRNLHPVRRPDDEFLREFWEKEFGCSPGDTPSFSYFSSPLKAKSDHPSDVSSLAKESLQKASLLPCSGTESLDGVQHPFTDTSQLRVAYNVYLAVYAAAHALHSLLSCPNRDSPLRNISTCSSPNHIKPIELLQQLNKVNVTTPQGEMFYFQGADIPAQYDLVNWQNTPEGPLKLVLIGRVDGFDVHLNESAIQWSTGSSQVPVSVCSESCPPGTRMATRKGEPVCCFDCIPCAEGEISNKTGSPHCERCPSAFWSNAKRTVCIPRQLDFLSFNETLGITLTTAAVSGATVTTAVFVVFVCYRQTPMVRANNSELSFLLLLSLKLCFLCSLVFIGRPSVWACRFQQAAFGISFVLCVSCLLVKTMVVLVVFRSARPGAEALMKWFGPGQQRGSVCLFTCIQVIICAIWLSLSPPVPQQDLGFQGSKVTLKCAMASVVGFSLVLGYIGFLACTCLLLAFLARKLPDNFNEAKLITFSMLIFCAVWVAFVPAYVSSPGKYVVAVEIFAILASSYGLLLCIFAPKCFIILLRPEKNTKKYLMAR, via the exons ATGTCTTGGTTGCCCTGGCTCCTCACGCAGTGGCCCTCCTCAGCTATCTCCCTGCTGCTTCTCAGTGTAGTGGGCAGGCAGACTGGAGTGGAGGTGGTTCAGGCGGTAGTGTGCTCCCGGTGGGGTGCACCAAACAACAAGAGCCTCTGGCAGGATGGAGATGTGGTTATCGGTGGAATTTTTAATCTGTATTACATACCTTCACCTGTAGAGAAGGACTTCATCAAGCTGCCACATTATGAACCTTGCACTGG GTTAGATCTGgagtcattaaaatatatgtatgCCATGGCATTTGCAGTGGAGGAAATCAATCGTAACAGCACCCTGCTGCCAGGAGTGAAGCTGGGCTACCGTATAGTTGATGGCTGTAGCCGATACCCCTGGGCTCTGCAAGTTGCACTGTCACTGGTTGGAGGAGACGAACGTAGCTGCAGCTTAACAGCCTCTATGCCTCATTCTGCATCTTATGAACAATCAGGAGAAACAA GTAGTCAGCCTATTCCTTTGCTCATTGGTGCTTCCTCATCTACAACAGGCATAATTCTGTCCAGGATCCTGGGACCTCTCTCT ATCAGCTACATGGCTAGCTGCCCCTGTCTTAGTGACAGGCTCAAGTTTCCTAACTTCTTCAGAACAATCCCCAGTGATATTTACCAAGCACGGGCCATGGCACGCCTGGCCATACGCTTCCACTGGACTTGGATTGGAGCTGTGCTCGTAAACAATGACTATGGTCATTTGGCAATACag GTATTTCAGGAAGAGGTTCAAGGGAAAGGGGTGTGCTTGGAATTCATAGAGACTGTTCACAGAGAAACTATTATGAGAGATGCCAGACGGACAGCACTCAAAATTCAAGCTTCCACTGCAAGGGTGATTCTGATCTTTTGCTGGTATACAGatgcaaagaaaatatttctggaactggccaaaataaat GTGACTGACAGACAGTTTCTGGCCAGTGAGGCCTGGAGTACCAGTGATGATCTTCTCCAAGATCTTGCCATCTCAAAGGTGGCAAGTGGTGTTCTTGGTGTGGCCATTAAAAGTTCAACAATACCTGGATTTGAGAGTTATCTCAGAAATTTGCATCCAGTTCGTCGTCCTGATGATGAATTCTTAAGAGAATTCTGGGAGAAGGAGTTTGGCTGCAGTCCAGGGGACACACCTTCGTTTTCATATTTCTCTTCACCACTCAAAGCAAAGTCTGACCATCCTTCAGATGTTTCATCTCTTGCCAAGGAGTCACTTCAGAAAGCATCTCTACTCCCATGCAGTGGCACAGAGTCCTTGGACGGAGTGCAGCATCCTTTTACTGATACCTCCCAGCTAAGGGTGGCATATAATGTTTACCTTGCTGTTTATGCTGCAGCCCATGCTCTTCACAGTCTTCTCTCCTGCCCTAACAGAGACAGCCCTCTGAGAAACATCTCCACTTGCTCCTCTCCAAACCACATCAAGCCCATAGAG CTGTTGCAGCAATTGAACAAAGTGAATGTCACCACACCACAAggggaaatgttttattttcaaggaGCCGACATTCCAGCACAGTATGACCTTGTTAACTGGCAGAACACTCCTGAGGGGCCACTGAAACTTGTTTTGATTGGTCGTGTGGATGGGTTTGATGTGCACCTTAACGAATCAGCTATTCAGTGGAGCACAGGATCCAGTCAG GTTCCTGTTTCAGTGTGCAGTGAGAGCTGCCCCCCAGGTACCCGGATGGCAACCAGGAAAGGGGAACCTGTCTGCTGCTTTGACTGTATCCCATGTGCTGAAGGGGAGATTAGCAATAAAACTG gTTCCCCCCACTGTGAGCGTTGTCCATCTGCGTTCTGGTCCAATGCTAAACGAACTGTCTGCATCCCTCGCCAGCTGGACTTCCTTTCCTTCAATGAAACTTTGGGCATTACTCTGACTACAGCAGCTGTATCTGGTGCCACAGTgacaacagctgtgtttgttgtttttgtttgctacCGTCAAACACCAATG GTGCGAGCCAACAACTCAGAACTGAGCTTTTTGCTTCTTCTGTCACTGAAGCTCTGCTTCCTGTGCTCGCTGGTGTTCATCGGTCGTCCATCAGTCTGGGCTTGTCGGTTCCAGCAAGCAGCTTTTGGGATCagttttgtactttgtgtttcctGCCTCCTGGTAAAAACCATGGTGGTTCTGGTTGTTTTTCGCTCAGCTCGGCCTGGTGCTGAAGCCTTGATGAAGTGGTTTGGTCCAGGCCAGCAAAGAGGAAGTGTCTGCCTCTTTACCTGTATACAG GTTATCATCTGTGCCATATGGCTGTCTCTCAGCCCCCCTGTGCCTCAACAAGATCTTGGTTttcaagggtcaaaggtcaccctGAAGTGTGCCATGGCGTCTGTGGTTGGCTTCTCTCTTGTACTGGGTTATATTGGCTTTCTGGCCTGCACCTGCCTTCTCCTGGCATTTCTTGCTCGAAAACTCCCTGACAACTTCAATGAGGCAAAACTGATCACGTTCAGCATGCTGATCTTCTGTGCTGTCTGGGTGGCCTTTGTCCCAGCTTACGTTAGCTCTCCTGGGAAGTATGTTGTTGCTGTGGAAATTTTTGCCATTCTTGCCTCTAGCTATGGTTTACTGCTCTGCATTTTTGCcccaaaatgtttcattattctTTTGAGGCCAGAGAAAAACACTAAGAAATATTTGATGGCTAGATAG